The Lacipirellula parvula genome window below encodes:
- a CDS encoding phosphoketolase: MGCDGPTNELLLKLDAYWRAANYLSVGQIYLRSNPLLREPLALKHIKARLLGHWGTTPGQNFIYVHLNRVIKKYDLNMIYISGPGHGGPALVANTYLEGTYSEFYPDVTQDEAGMAKLFKQFSFPGGIPSHVAPETPGSIHEGGELGYSLSHAFGAVFDNPELIVACVIGDGEAETGPLATAWHSNKFLNPASDGAVLPILHLNGFKIANPTVLARIGSDQLAELMRGYGYEPFFVEGDDPEAMHLLMATTLDTVVGRIKEIQHAARTHGFSGVPVWPMIILRSPKGWTGPKVVDGVQIEGTCRSHQVPLTEGPETPSHIPLLEAWMKSYRPDELFNESGCLVAELAELAPHGERRMGANPHANGGILLKALRMPDFREYGVSFASPGSVDRSDTQVLGQFLRDVIKLNQSQRNFRIFSPDETASNRLSAVFEATSKQWLAPIEANDEHLAAEGRVIEMLSEHQCEGWLEGYLLTGRHGLLNSYEAFIHIVDSMFNQHAKWLKVTRDIPWRRPIASLNYLLASHVWRQDHNGFTHQDPGFIDHVANKKAEIVRVYLPPDANSLLSVMDHCLRSTHYVNVVVAGKHPAPQWLGIDAAVAHCSAGIGMWEWASNDQDGEPDVVMACAGDVPTLETLAAVQYLRQSLPELKIRVVNVVDLMKLQPASEHPHGLSDYDFDTLFTKNKHVIFAFHGYPWLIHRLTYRRTNHANLHVRGYKEEGTITTPFDMAVLNDLDRFHLATDVIDRLPQLGSRGAHLKQALRDKLFEHRQYINEQGEDMPEILNWKWDLS, translated from the coding sequence ATGGGATGCGACGGTCCTACCAACGAGCTACTGCTTAAGTTGGACGCCTACTGGCGCGCCGCAAATTACCTTTCGGTGGGCCAAATTTATCTGCGCAGTAACCCGCTATTGCGTGAGCCGCTGGCGCTCAAGCATATCAAAGCGCGACTGCTTGGCCATTGGGGAACAACGCCCGGGCAGAACTTTATATACGTCCATCTCAACCGGGTGATCAAGAAGTACGATCTGAACATGATCTACATTTCAGGCCCGGGACATGGCGGGCCTGCGCTGGTCGCCAACACTTATTTAGAGGGTACCTATTCAGAGTTTTATCCTGACGTGACTCAGGATGAGGCGGGAATGGCGAAGTTATTCAAACAATTCTCGTTTCCTGGCGGCATTCCTAGTCACGTGGCTCCCGAAACTCCGGGATCGATCCACGAAGGAGGCGAGTTGGGCTACTCGCTGAGCCATGCGTTTGGAGCCGTGTTCGACAATCCAGAGTTGATCGTGGCCTGCGTAATTGGCGATGGCGAGGCAGAGACTGGCCCGCTGGCCACTGCCTGGCACTCCAACAAATTCCTCAACCCCGCGTCTGATGGGGCCGTCTTGCCGATCTTGCATCTTAACGGTTTCAAGATCGCCAATCCCACCGTGCTGGCTCGAATCGGATCTGATCAGTTGGCGGAGTTAATGAGGGGATACGGCTACGAGCCGTTTTTCGTTGAGGGCGACGATCCGGAGGCGATGCATCTCCTCATGGCAACCACGCTTGATACTGTCGTTGGCAGGATTAAGGAAATTCAGCACGCGGCGCGAACCCATGGTTTTTCAGGCGTGCCGGTGTGGCCGATGATCATCTTGCGATCTCCCAAAGGTTGGACAGGTCCCAAGGTAGTCGACGGCGTCCAGATCGAAGGGACCTGTCGATCCCACCAAGTGCCGCTTACCGAAGGGCCCGAGACGCCCAGTCATATACCGCTCCTAGAAGCATGGATGAAGAGTTATCGACCGGACGAGTTGTTCAACGAATCGGGCTGTCTTGTCGCCGAGTTGGCCGAATTGGCGCCTCACGGTGAGCGGAGAATGGGGGCCAATCCCCATGCCAACGGCGGGATCCTCTTGAAGGCGCTGCGGATGCCCGACTTCCGCGAGTATGGCGTTAGCTTTGCGTCGCCCGGCTCCGTCGATCGGTCAGATACGCAGGTGCTTGGGCAATTTCTAAGGGATGTAATCAAACTAAATCAGTCGCAACGCAATTTTCGCATCTTCTCCCCCGATGAAACTGCGTCGAACCGGCTTTCCGCCGTCTTCGAGGCTACTTCAAAGCAGTGGCTCGCCCCCATCGAAGCGAATGACGAGCATCTGGCCGCCGAAGGTCGAGTGATCGAGATGCTCAGCGAGCACCAGTGCGAGGGATGGCTAGAGGGTTATTTGTTGACTGGTCGGCACGGACTACTTAACTCATACGAGGCCTTCATTCACATCGTCGACTCGATGTTCAACCAGCATGCCAAATGGTTGAAGGTAACGCGCGACATCCCCTGGCGGCGGCCAATCGCCTCTCTGAACTATCTGCTCGCCTCGCACGTCTGGCGCCAGGATCACAACGGGTTTACGCATCAAGATCCCGGGTTCATCGACCACGTCGCTAACAAAAAAGCCGAAATTGTTCGCGTCTACTTGCCGCCGGATGCAAACAGCCTTCTCTCGGTGATGGACCATTGCTTGCGTAGCACGCACTACGTCAACGTCGTCGTCGCAGGCAAGCATCCGGCTCCGCAATGGCTTGGCATCGACGCCGCTGTCGCACATTGTTCCGCAGGAATCGGGATGTGGGAGTGGGCCAGCAACGACCAGGATGGTGAGCCTGACGTAGTGATGGCCTGCGCCGGGGACGTGCCGACGCTCGAAACGCTCGCGGCTGTCCAGTATCTACGACAATCATTGCCCGAACTCAAGATTCGCGTCGTCAATGTCGTCGACCTCATGAAGCTCCAACCTGCGAGCGAACATCCTCATGGTTTGAGCGATTATGACTTTGATACGCTCTTCACGAAGAACAAGCACGTGATCTTCGCATTCCACGGATATCCGTGGCTGATCCACCGACTGACCTACCGTCGTACGAATCACGCTAATTTGCACGTTCGCGGCTATAAAGAAGAAGGGACGATCACGACTCCGTTCGATATGGCAGTGCTGAATGACTTAGATCGTTTTCACTTAGCGACTGACGTCATCGATCGATTGCCCCAGCTTGGTTCGCGGGGAGCGCACCTGAAGCAGGCCCTCCGAGACAAGCTCTTTGAGCATCGACAGTACATCAATGAGCAGGGCGAAGACATGCCCGAGATTCTGAATTGGAAGTGGGACCTAAGCTAA
- a CDS encoding acetate/propionate family kinase encodes MSQPLSPSGKHNLILAVNAGSSSLKVAVFKANSPPVRVASAKVERIGARDTQITFMVGGEASRSEAVLASSHDDALAAIMYRVQERICASSLIGVGHRLVHGGPNHSASEVITPELLDDIRQLEIYDPEHLPSELQVIESLQRRLSGIPHVACFDTAFHHDLPAVARRLPLPRRLDALGIRRYGFHGLSYAYLMDHLARLDYGESRGRIVLAHLGNGASLAAVRDGKPIDTSMAFTPAAGIPMSTRSGDIDPGLIEYLLRAAGMTVQEFNRIVHLESGLLGVSETSGDMELLLEREHEDARAGEAVAIFCYHVRKYIGAYAAAMGGLDTLVFAGGIGERAAEVRFQICTELRFLGIELDATSNRDNADLISSGVLPVNVRVIATDEELMIARDVINAIG; translated from the coding sequence GTGTCCCAACCATTATCTCCATCGGGCAAGCACAATTTGATCCTTGCCGTCAACGCTGGTTCTTCGAGTCTCAAGGTCGCCGTATTTAAGGCGAATTCACCTCCCGTTCGAGTTGCATCGGCCAAGGTCGAGCGAATTGGCGCGCGTGACACTCAAATCACCTTTATGGTCGGCGGTGAGGCGTCTCGCTCAGAAGCAGTGCTCGCCAGCTCTCACGATGACGCACTTGCTGCGATCATGTATCGCGTACAGGAGAGGATATGCGCTTCCTCTCTAATTGGCGTCGGTCACCGTCTTGTTCATGGCGGGCCTAACCATTCGGCGTCGGAGGTGATCACGCCAGAGTTGCTGGACGATATCCGCCAGCTTGAAATCTACGACCCAGAGCATTTGCCGTCCGAGTTGCAGGTGATCGAATCGCTGCAACGACGGCTGTCAGGTATCCCTCATGTCGCTTGTTTTGACACAGCCTTCCATCACGATCTTCCAGCGGTCGCGCGACGGCTACCGCTGCCGCGGCGACTCGACGCACTCGGCATCCGGCGCTATGGATTTCACGGGCTTTCCTACGCCTACCTGATGGACCATTTAGCGCGATTAGATTACGGGGAATCACGGGGCCGAATCGTCCTTGCGCACTTGGGGAACGGCGCAAGCTTGGCGGCGGTGCGAGATGGCAAACCCATCGACACCAGCATGGCGTTCACACCTGCCGCCGGCATTCCCATGAGCACCCGATCGGGAGACATCGATCCCGGATTGATTGAATACCTCCTGCGAGCTGCGGGCATGACGGTTCAAGAATTTAATCGCATAGTCCACCTAGAGTCAGGACTTCTCGGCGTCTCCGAGACTTCTGGCGACATGGAGCTACTTCTGGAACGCGAACATGAGGACGCGAGGGCAGGGGAGGCAGTGGCAATATTTTGCTACCATGTCCGCAAGTATATTGGCGCGTACGCTGCGGCAATGGGAGGACTTGATACGCTCGTCTTTGCCGGAGGAATCGGTGAGCGCGCGGCAGAGGTTCGATTTCAGATCTGTACAGAGCTTCGATTCCTGGGCATTGAATTGGACGCGACGTCAAACAGGGACAATGCCGATCTAATATCAAGCGGCGTTCTTCCCGTGAATGTGAGAGTCATTGCCACAGACGAGGAACTGATGATTGCGAGGGATGTGATCAACGCCATTGGCTGA
- a CDS encoding DUF2171 domain-containing protein, with protein MAGTVKNGVADAGNAVANAAKDVSKRIATGAEDAVDFVKEKTGMSGPGEGTDRGVGAITDHMDVIASCGKKMGVVDHVEGGAIKLTKNDSPDGQHHFVPVAWVERVDRHVHLSKNSKETEQNWKLDAASCGCGN; from the coding sequence ATGGCCGGCACAGTGAAGAATGGCGTTGCCGACGCAGGGAATGCAGTCGCAAATGCTGCGAAAGACGTTAGTAAAAGGATCGCGACTGGTGCAGAGGATGCAGTCGACTTCGTTAAGGAGAAGACAGGAATGAGTGGTCCGGGTGAGGGAACTGATCGTGGAGTCGGTGCGATCACAGACCACATGGATGTCATTGCGTCCTGCGGAAAGAAGATGGGCGTTGTAGATCATGTCGAAGGTGGAGCAATCAAGCTCACGAAGAATGACAGCCCTGATGGCCAACATCATTTCGTTCCTGTAGCTTGGGTTGAGCGGGTCGATCGTCACGTTCACCTTTCGAAGAACTCGAAAGAGACGGAACAGAATTGGAAGTTAGATGCTGCGTCCTGCGGTTGTGGAAACTAA
- a CDS encoding tyrosine-type recombinase/integrase — protein sequence MASLEKRGSAYRVVFRYAGIKYARSLETKSEKAAQAALARLEDNLHRLQLGTLQAPDHGDLAGFLLADGRTHSIAFSVAVPSQTPAPTGLTLASLLERFWTNLPEGSLEKSTIAGMKIHQRQLEKHFGKTLFIQSLTLSQLQGYIKERSKDKGLHGRRVKSTTIKKAIVTLRTVWNWGRQHELIEKEFPSRGLKYPKGEEKLPFMTFAEVQKRVLNASVAEAAELWECAFLSTREINELLERVKAFGKQPAVYPMFMFAAHTGARRSEMIRSKLTDIDFVENVITIHERKRSHDKVTTRRVPMSPPLRDAMKSLVSSHPGTGSTFWHQASATRGHRMVAPQPLDADTAHDYFKQTLSDTKWTKLRGWHVFRHSFCSNAAAAGIDQRIINSWVGHQTEEMVQRYRHMLPNHEQAAIALVFSAAS from the coding sequence ATGGCATCGCTCGAAAAACGCGGAAGCGCTTACCGTGTCGTCTTCCGCTATGCTGGCATCAAGTACGCTCGTTCGCTCGAAACCAAAAGTGAGAAAGCTGCCCAAGCAGCGTTGGCTCGCCTGGAAGACAATCTCCATCGCCTGCAGCTCGGCACGTTGCAAGCGCCTGATCATGGCGACCTAGCCGGATTCCTGCTGGCCGACGGTCGCACTCATTCGATCGCTTTCTCAGTAGCCGTTCCATCGCAGACACCTGCTCCTACTGGACTGACGCTGGCTAGTCTCTTAGAACGATTTTGGACCAATCTTCCCGAAGGGAGCTTGGAGAAGTCAACAATTGCCGGGATGAAGATTCACCAAAGGCAGCTTGAAAAGCATTTTGGAAAAACTCTGTTCATTCAGTCACTCACCCTTTCGCAGCTCCAAGGCTACATCAAAGAGCGATCAAAAGACAAAGGTCTTCACGGCCGCCGAGTCAAATCTACGACGATTAAGAAAGCCATCGTCACGCTACGAACCGTCTGGAATTGGGGCCGCCAGCACGAATTGATTGAAAAGGAGTTTCCTTCGAGGGGGCTGAAGTATCCGAAAGGCGAAGAGAAATTGCCTTTCATGACGTTTGCTGAAGTTCAGAAACGCGTACTCAATGCATCTGTCGCCGAGGCTGCCGAACTTTGGGAATGCGCCTTTCTATCGACACGCGAAATCAACGAGCTCTTGGAAAGAGTCAAGGCCTTTGGCAAGCAACCGGCGGTATACCCCATGTTTATGTTTGCGGCCCACACCGGCGCCAGACGATCGGAGATGATTCGCTCGAAACTGACGGATATTGATTTTGTAGAAAACGTCATCACGATTCACGAGCGGAAGAGATCGCACGATAAAGTAACGACTCGCCGCGTTCCGATGTCTCCACCGCTCCGCGACGCTATGAAGAGTCTCGTGTCGTCGCACCCGGGGACAGGTTCGACATTCTGGCATCAGGCGTCGGCAACTCGCGGACACCGAATGGTCGCTCCCCAGCCGCTCGATGCCGATACCGCGCACGACTACTTTAAGCAAACACTAAGCGATACCAAATGGACTAAGCTGAGAGGTTGGCACGTTTTTCGCCACTCATTCTGCAGCAATGCAGCCGCAGCTGGCATTGATCAGCGAATCATTAATAGTTGGGTTGGCCACCAGACGGAAGAAATGGTTCAGCGTTATCGACACATGCTGCCCAACCATGAGCAGGCTGCCATTGCTCTGGTGTTTTCTGCCGCATCGTGA
- a CDS encoding nuclease-related domain-containing protein: MKDPIRDTPLRDPGQSLRESLDDLLLDVAYPWFMTAILAAVTAGMEWWRWWFVSPPVPKTLTFIAVVIVGIASWKWRSVKAEARLIKTGLKGERSTGQLLQSELLPVGYEVFHDCCFDGFNVDHVAIGPGGVFAIETKTRSKPLGDARVTYDGQRVLVNGMEPDRDPVVQARAGASRIRDVLTEYAGFETEVRGVVLFPGWYVESKGKAQTWVLNPKAFISWAQKEPQRLTPEQVRVLAFGLARYIRSTLDA; the protein is encoded by the coding sequence GTGAAAGACCCTATTCGCGATACGCCACTACGAGATCCGGGCCAGTCACTGAGGGAATCGCTTGATGATTTGCTGTTGGATGTTGCGTACCCATGGTTTATGACGGCAATTTTGGCTGCCGTGACCGCTGGGATGGAATGGTGGCGGTGGTGGTTCGTCTCCCCGCCAGTTCCAAAAACATTGACCTTCATCGCCGTCGTTATCGTTGGCATCGCGTCGTGGAAATGGCGCTCTGTCAAAGCTGAGGCGAGACTTATCAAAACCGGTCTCAAGGGAGAACGCTCAACAGGGCAGTTGTTGCAGAGCGAGTTGCTGCCCGTGGGCTACGAAGTCTTTCACGATTGTTGTTTCGATGGTTTCAATGTTGATCATGTGGCAATTGGTCCGGGCGGCGTTTTTGCTATCGAAACTAAAACTCGTTCCAAGCCGCTTGGTGACGCTCGCGTCACTTACGACGGTCAGCGGGTGCTAGTCAACGGGATGGAACCGGACCGAGACCCAGTAGTCCAGGCACGCGCGGGAGCATCGCGTATCCGAGACGTATTGACGGAATACGCCGGATTTGAAACGGAAGTGCGCGGCGTAGTCCTCTTTCCCGGGTGGTATGTTGAGTCGAAAGGCAAGGCTCAAACGTGGGTTCTGAACCCGAAGGCTTTCATCTCTTGGGCTCAGAAGGAACCTCAGCGGCTGACGCCAGAACAGGTCCGCGTGCTCGCATTCGGTTTGGCACGCTACATTCGAAGCACTTTGGATGCGTGA
- a CDS encoding DUF3800 domain-containing protein — protein sequence MQQAFLDESGYTGRDLLNKEQRFLVLSALFISEDDAKALKAQYFPSLQSPELKHQTLTRRSQNWSAMLAVQRECLQTHRGISFVADKQYLCVLKFLDDCIEPSFCARGFDFYKDGFNHAMASVLCRTGPTIFGAQEFESLMRLYIRASATKESVDIDALCSHARTLRSNEHLGDLLTPVADNHPEFRREISSPNTSTNVASSLLFGLVSQLESRSGGEYTLTHDASPAMRKYHDAIVSMMHTDVADFRISDVASISFPLQLKQIVEADSKASTSLQLADLLAGGVHTVAKSLFDAAAQSDYSTSVLELYSDDNFMFMFPSSDCTDIRDRFANTETAQMIDFIGRVID from the coding sequence ATGCAGCAGGCCTTTCTTGACGAATCGGGCTACACCGGACGCGACCTCCTGAACAAGGAACAACGATTCCTTGTGCTGTCAGCACTATTCATCAGCGAAGACGACGCGAAAGCCTTAAAAGCCCAATACTTCCCTAGCTTGCAGTCCCCCGAGTTGAAGCACCAGACGCTCACTAGGCGCTCGCAGAATTGGTCGGCAATGCTGGCAGTACAGCGAGAATGCCTTCAGACTCATCGTGGAATCTCGTTTGTAGCGGACAAGCAGTACCTCTGCGTCTTGAAGTTCCTGGATGATTGCATCGAGCCCTCTTTTTGCGCGAGAGGATTTGACTTTTATAAGGACGGATTCAACCACGCGATGGCAAGCGTTCTGTGCCGAACTGGGCCAACGATTTTTGGCGCCCAGGAGTTCGAATCCTTGATGCGTCTCTATATCAGAGCATCTGCAACCAAGGAGTCGGTTGACATTGACGCCCTCTGTAGCCATGCACGCACGCTCAGAAGCAACGAACATCTTGGCGATCTTTTGACACCGGTAGCGGACAATCACCCCGAATTTCGACGTGAGATATCAAGCCCAAATACAAGTACCAACGTCGCATCCTCGTTGCTATTCGGCTTAGTGAGCCAGCTGGAATCTCGCTCCGGAGGTGAATATACATTGACGCATGACGCATCGCCCGCGATGCGAAAGTATCATGATGCAATCGTCAGCATGATGCACACCGATGTCGCCGACTTTCGCATCTCGGATGTAGCCAGCATTTCCTTTCCGCTCCAACTAAAACAGATTGTTGAGGCAGACTCGAAAGCCTCGACCTCCCTGCAACTTGCAGACTTATTGGCAGGCGGCGTGCACACAGTGGCAAAATCGCTTTTTGATGCGGCTGCTCAAAGCGATTACAGCACTTCGGTGCTCGAACTGTATTCGGACGATAACTTCATGTTCATGTTTCCGAGCAGCGACTGCACTGACATCCGCGATCGCTTCGCCAACACAGAAACGGCGCAAATGATCGATTTCATCGGGCGTGTGATTGACTGA